From Hirundo rustica isolate bHirRus1 chromosome 19, bHirRus1.pri.v3, whole genome shotgun sequence, a single genomic window includes:
- the NUP88 gene encoding nuclear pore complex protein Nup88, with amino-acid sequence MAAECGPAEQWRAALPQHALFGRLRERAPAAPRPPRLRDLLCGLGSDLLLWDGTAAQLLAIGLRRLGGTDPAALGRYQTLLCINPPLFEVHQTLLSPAQHHVALIGTKGLMVLELPKRWGKNSEFEGGKSTVNCSTIPIAERFFTSSTSLTLKHAAWYPCDTLEPHIVLLTSDNTIRFYSLKVPQTPIKVIALSDTEEETLTIKTGRAYTASLGETAVAFDFGPQVPVPKHILGQRGSEEVLGYPLYILYENGETFLTYISLLQSAGSLGKLLGPLPMHPAAEDNYGYDACAVLCLPCVPNILVIATESGMLYHCVVLDGEEDDEQSEKSWDPRSDLIPSLYVFECVELELALKLATGDEEDPLESDFSCPIKLHRDPKCPSRYHCTHEAGVHSVGLTWINKLHKFLGSDEEDKDSLQELGAEQKCFVEHILCTKPLPCRQPAPIRGFWIVSDVLGPTMICITNTYECITRPLLSTVHPASPPLLCTREDKDLSVSPLRIVAESEHSFEKHIQGILQRSSANPLHLKSADKDAAPPPEECLQLLSRATQVFREEYILKQDLAKDEIQQRVKLLWGQKKKQLEDLNYCREERKSLREMAERLADKYEEAKEKQEDIMNRMKKVLRSFHSQLPVLSDTEKDMKKELQTIYDQLQHLSNAIRQVKMKKEYQQKQMEKGRSPRKPSISLSAYQSKCIQAVLREEGEHIREMVKQINDIRSHVNF; translated from the exons ATGGCGGCCGAGTGCGGCCCGGCGGAGCAGTGGCGCGCGGCGCTGCCGCAGCACGCGCTGTTCGGCCGCCTCCGCGAgcgcgcgcccgccgccccccgcccgccgcggctCCGCGACCTCCTGTGCGGGCTGGGCTCCgacctgctgctgtgggacGGCACCGCCGCCCAGCTGCTCGCCATCGGCCTGCGCCGCCTCGGCGGGACCGACCCTGCCGCGCTCGGCCGCTACCAG ACCCTTCTATGCATAAACCCGCCCCTTTTCGAGGTGCACCAGACGCTGCtgagccctgcccagcaccatGTGGCGCTCATTGGTACCAAGGGGCTCatggtgctggagctgcccaaaCGCTGGGGCAAGAATTCCGAGTTTGAAGGTGGGAAATCCACGGTGAACTGTAG CACCATTCCTATTGCGGAACGGTTCTTCACCAGCTCGACATCCCTGACTTTAAAGCATGCAGCCTGGTACCCCTGCGACACCTTGGAGCCCCACATTGTGCTCTTGACATCAGACAACACCATAAG GTTTTACAGTCTGAAGGTGCCGCAGACACCCATCAAAGTCATTGCGCTTTCGGACACCGAGGAGGAGACTCTTACAATCAAAACAGG GAGAGCCTACACAGCATCCCTGGGGGAGACGGCCGTGGCCTTCGACTTCGGGCCGCAGGTGCCGGTGCCGAAGCACATCCTGGGCCAGCGCGGCAGCGAGGAGGTGCTGGGCTACCCCCTGTACATCCTGTATGAGAATGGAGAGACCTTCCTCACCTACATCAGCCTGCTGCAGAG CGCTGGCAGCCTCGGGAAGCTGCTGGGCCCCCTCCCTATGCACCCGGCTGCCGAGGACAACTACGGCTACGACGCCTGCGCCGtgctgtgcctgccctgtgTCCCAAACATCCTGGTCATTGCCACCGAGTCGGGGATGCTCTACCACTGCGTGGTGCTGGACGGAGAGGAGGACGATGAGCAG TCAGAAAAGTCCTGGGACCCAAGATCCGATCTTATTCCTTCCCTGTACGTGTTTGAATGTGTTGAGCTGGAACTTGCACTGAAACTGGCGACAGGAGATGAAGAGGATCCTTTGGAGTCTGACTTCTCCTGCCCAATCAAGCTGCACCGAG ATCCCAAATGTCCCTCTAGATACCACTGCACACATGAAGCTGGTGTCCACAGTGTGGGCTTGACGTGGATCAATAAACTGCACAAATTCCTTGGTTCAG ATGAGGAAGACAAAGACAGCTtacaggagctgggagcagaacagAAGTGCTTTGTTGAACATATTCTTTGTACAAAACCACTGCCATGCag GCAGCCTGCTCCAATCAGAGGATTTTGGATCGTTTCCGATGTCCTGGGCCCCACAATGATTTGCATCACCAACACCTATGAGTGCATTACAAGGCCTCTCTT GAGCACTGTCCatcctgcctcccctcccctgctgtgcACCAGAGAGGACAAGGACCTGTCTGTGTCCCCGCTGCGCATCGTGGCCGAGTCGGAGCATTCCTTTGAGAAGCACATCCAGGGCATCCTGCAGCGCAGCTCTGCCAACCCCCTGCATCTCAA ATCGGCAGATAAAgatgctgctcctcctcctgaaGAATGCCTTCAGCTCCTCAGCAGAGCCACCCAGGTGTTCAGAGAGGAATATATACTGAAACAGGACCTGGCAAAAGACGAAATTCAGCAAAG AGTGAagctgctgtggggacagaagaagaaacaacTAGAGGATCTGAATTACTGTCGAGAGGAGAG GAAAAGTTTGCGGGAAATGGCCGAGCGCTTGGCTGACAAGTATGAGGAGGCCAAAGAGAAGCAAGAAGACATCATGAACAG GATGAAGAAAGTCCTTCGTAGTTTCCACTCTCAGCTTCCTGTTCTGTCTGACACTGAGAAAGATATGAAGAAGGAACTGCAGACAATCTAtgaccagctgcagcacctgagCAATGCCATCAGACAG gtgaaaatgaaaaaggaatacCAACAGAAACAGATGGAGAAGGGGCGAAGCCCCCGCAAACCCAGCATCAGCCTCAGTGCCTACCAGAGCAAGTGCATCCAGGCTGTCCTGAGAGAGGA gGGAGAACACATCCGGGAGATGGTGAAACAGATCAACGACATCAGGAGCCACGTGAACTTCTGA
- the RPAIN gene encoding RPA-interacting protein has protein sequence MEAPVQRHRARYKSPGGPPWRETYRRRCMERLRSSRAKLLDRYRQAGDGACGAAPGALLVQEVMEQEWQELQDRLPGLRREQPMEQMLEDPDELAVLEEIQQELILQEQSVIEEYERSLRFDEECLNAMLDGLDATDRVICPVCRKSNLTVKAHSVCCQCGLYISTQDMTEGKLRSLLESTLTEHSQRCLHSPEFTVTSGMEEEASLLMSCPVCDSWMILL, from the exons ATGGAGGCGCCGGTGCAGCGGCACCGAGCGCGGTACAAGAGCCCGGGCGGGCCGCCCTGGAGGGAGACGTACCGCAGG cgcTGCATGGAGCGGCTGAGGAGCAGCCGGGCCAAGCTGCTGGACCGGTACCGCCAGGCCGGGGACGGGGCGTGTggggcggccccgggagcgctgctggtgcaggaggtgatggagcaggaatggcaggagctgcaggaccgGCTGCCCGGCCTCCGCAGAGAGCAGCCCATGGAGCAG ATGCTGGAGGACCCTGATGAGCTGGCAGTCCTGGAAGAGATCCAGCAAGAACTGATCTTGCAAG AGCAGTCTGTTATCGAGGAGTATGAGCGGAGCCTGCGCTTCGATGAGGAATGCCTCAACGCCATGCTCGACGGCCTGGATGCCACTGACAGGGTCATCTGCCCAGTATGTAGGAA GAGTAACCTGACTGTGAAGGCTCACTCAGTTTGCTGCCAGTGTGGATTGTACATCAGCACACAG GATATGACAGAAGGGAAGCTTCGGTCACTTCTGGAGAGCACCTTGACAGAGCACAGTCAGAGGTGCTTGCACAGCCCTGAGTTCACAGTCACCAGTGGCATGGAGGAGGAAGCCAGTCTGCTCATGAGCTGCCCG GTCTGTGACTCCTGGATGATTCTCCTCTAA